TTCATTGATGTAGCCGTTGCCGCCAAGGATCTGGATGGCCTCCAGGGCCATCTGCGTGGCGCGCTCGGCGGTGTAGAGGATCACCCCGGCGGCGTCCTTGCGGGTTGTTTCGGCGCGGTCGCAGGCCTGGGCCACGGCGTAAAGGTAGGCGCGGCTGGCGTTGAGCTGGGTGTACATGTCGGCGATCTTGCCCTGGATCAGCTGAAACTCGCCGATGCTCTGGCCGAACTGCTTGCGATCATGAATGTAGGGCACCACTAGGTCCATGCAGCTCTGCATGATGCCGGTGGGGCCGCCGGCGAGCACCACGCGCTCGTAGTCCAGGCCGCTCATCAGCACGCGCACGCCGCCGTTGAGCTGGCCGAGGATGTTTTCTTCCGGCACTTCGACGCCGTCGAAGAACAGCTCGCAGGTGTTGGAGCCGCGCATGCCGAGCTTGTCGAACTTGTTGCTGCGGCTGAAGCCTTTCCAGTCGCGCTCGACGATGAACGCGGTGATGCCGTGGGGGCCCTTGTCCAGGTCGGTCTTGGCGTAGATCACGTAGGTGTTGGCGTCGGGGCCGTTGGTGATCCAGGTCTTGCTGCCGTTGAGCACGTAGTGGTCGCCGCGTTTTTCGGCGCGCAGCTTCATCGATACCACATCAGAGCCGGCGTTGGGCTCGCTCATGGCCAGGGCGCCAATGTGTTCGCCGCTGATCAGCTTGGGCAGGTATTTGAGCTTCTGCTCGTGGGTGCCGTTGCGGTTGATCTGGTTGACGCACAGG
This window of the Pseudomonas mosselii genome carries:
- a CDS encoding isovaleryl-CoA dehydrogenase; its protein translation is MHYPSLNFALGETIDMLRDQVRTFVAAELAPRAAQIDHDNLFPADMWRKFGDMGLLGITVPEEYGGAGLGYLAHVVSMEEISRASASVALSYGAHSNLCVNQINRNGTHEQKLKYLPKLISGEHIGALAMSEPNAGSDVVSMKLRAEKRGDHYVLNGSKTWITNGPDANTYVIYAKTDLDKGPHGITAFIVERDWKGFSRSNKFDKLGMRGSNTCELFFDGVEVPEENILGQLNGGVRVLMSGLDYERVVLAGGPTGIMQSCMDLVVPYIHDRKQFGQSIGEFQLIQGKIADMYTQLNASRAYLYAVAQACDRAETTRKDAAGVILYTAERATQMALEAIQILGGNGYINEFPAGRLLRDAKLYEIGAGTSEIRRMLIGRELFNETR